A region from the Enoplosus armatus isolate fEnoArm2 chromosome 24, fEnoArm2.hap1, whole genome shotgun sequence genome encodes:
- the LOC139306597 gene encoding T-cell surface glycoprotein CD3 zeta chain-like: MELQAWISGLLVLASVFPPAEAVTLYDPQLCYILDGFLGLYGLIITGMFIKEKFFKTKVKATEEGIYTDLKGQDSGGYAPLVRGDPERGRNRRMMDDNATYTDLNKRTDGEYKELPVKRERQRKNEQVYQGLSTATKDTYDALQMKPLPPR, from the exons ATGGAGCTCCAGGCGTGGATATCTGGACTGCTGGTCCTCGCCTCTGTGTTTCCCCCGGCAG AGGCAGTGACGCTGTACGACCCTCAGCTGTGTTACATCCTGGACGGCTTCCTCGGTCTGTACGGACTCATCATCACCGGCATGTTCATCAAGGAGAAG ttCTTCAAAACCAAAGTGAAGGCGACAGAGGAGGGCATCTACACC gatCTGAAAGGCCAGGACTCTGGAGGTTACGCCCCCCTGGTGAGAGGAGACCccgagagaggaaga AACCGCAGGATGATGGATGACAACGCCACCTACACg GACTTGAACAAACGTACAGATGGAGAATATAAGGAGCTTCCTGTTAAACGAGAG CGTCAGAGAAAGAACGAACAGGTTTACCAG GGTCTGAGCACGGCCACCAAAGATACCTACGACGCCCTCCAGATGAAGCCGCTTCCTCCTCGCTaa
- the creg1 gene encoding protein CREG1 has protein sequence MSALLRAACMLLLGLLWASLSLSSGCRIRIPPHDQVARVARFVAHQCDWASMATISTHKPVVGQPFSNAFSVSDGPEGSSSGVPYMYLTRMEISVQDLEVNPQASLSMSLAQTDYCRQQGFDPQSPLCAHIILSGSVTEVNGTEADFAKKALFSRHPEMIDWPSDHNWFFAKFNITQVWVLDYFGGVKTVTPEEYFQAAPHRKHH, from the exons ATGAGCGCTCTTCTGCGGGCTGCGTGCATGCTCCTCCTCGGCCTCCTCTgggcctccctctccctgtcctccGGCTGCCGGATCCGGATCCCGCCTCACGACCAGGTGGCCCGGGTCGCCCGCTTCGTCGCCCACCAGTGTGACTGGGCCTCCATGGCCACCATCTCCACCCACAAGCCGGTGGTGGGACAGCCGTTCTCCAACGCCTTCTCGGTCAGCGACGGGCCGGAGGGCTCCAGCTCCGGGGTGCCCTACATGTACCTGACCCGCATGGAGATCTCCGTGCAGGACCTGGAG GTGAACCCTCAGGCGTCTCTGTCCATGTCTCTGGCTCAGACTGATTACTGCAGACAGCAGGGCTTCGACCCTCAGAGTCCTCTCTGTGCTCACATCATCCTGTCTGGATCAGTGAcggag GTCAACGGCACGGAGGCGGACTTTGCTAAGAAAGCTCTGTTCAGTCGACATCCGGAGATGATCGACTGGCCGTCTGATCACAACTGGTTCTTCGCCAAGTTCAACATCACACAG GTGTGGGTGTTGGATTATTTTGGCGGGGTGAAGACCGTCACTCCTGAGGAGTACTTCCAGGCAGCGCCGCACAGGAAGCACCACTGA
- the dnajc27 gene encoding dnaJ homolog subfamily C member 27, with amino-acid sequence METNVPKRRDNKKSLRVKVISLGNAEVGKSCIIKRYCEKRFVPKYLATIGIDYGVTKVQVRDREIKVNIFDMAGHPFFYEVRNEFYKDSQGVLLVYDVGLRESFDALDSWLGEMKQEMGSQANMDSIVFVVCANKVDLTKRRVVDEGEGRLWAESRGFHYFETSAQSGEGINEMFQAFFSSITDMCENGGKRPVSEVSVGFTKEQADTIRRIRNSKDSWDMLGVKPGATREEVNKAYRKLAVLLHPDKCVAPGSEDAFKAVVNARTSLLKNIK; translated from the exons ATGGAAACAAACGTACCGAAGCGAAGAGATAATAAGAAATCACTGCGTGTGAAGGTAATAAGCCTCGGAAATGCCGAGGTCGGAAAG AGCTGCATTATCAAACGCTACTGTGAGAAGAGGTTTGTCCCCAAGTATTTGGCCACTATTGGCATTGACTATGGCGTCACCAA AGTGCAGGTTCGCGATAGAGAAATCAAAGTGAACATCTTTGACATGGCCGGTCATCCTTTCTTCTATGAA gtgcGTAATGAGTTCTATAAGGACAGTCAGGGGGTGCTGCTGGTTTACGACGTCGGCCTCAGGGAGAGCTTCGACGCTCTCGACAGCTGGCTCGGGgagatgaaacaggaaatgggcTCTCAAGCCAACATGGACAGCATCGTGTTCGTCGTCTGCGCCAACAAG GTGGACCTGACGAAGCGGCGGGTGGTGGACGAGGGGGAGGGGCGTCTGTGGGCGGAGTCCAGAGGGTTTCATTACTTTGAAACGTCAGCACAGAGCGGAGAGGGCATCAACGAGATGTTTCAG GCGTTCTTCTCGTCCATCACCGACATGTGTGAGAACGGCGGGAAGCGTCCAGTGTCAGAGGTCAGCGTCGGCTTCACTAAAGAGCAGGCCGACACCATCCGACGCATCCGAAACAGCAAGGACTCCTGGGATATGCTGGGCGTCAAACCTGGTGCCACGCG GGAGGAGGTGAACAAGGCGTACAGGAAGTTGGCAGTCCTGCTGCACCCGGACAAGTGTGTCGCCCCCGGCAGCGAAGACGCCTTTAAGGCTGTGGTGAACGCCCGCACCTCACTGCTGAAGAAcattaaataa